The Osmerus eperlanus chromosome 20, fOsmEpe2.1, whole genome shotgun sequence DNA segment gtgcgcacacacaaaaacacgcacacacacacaaacacacaaagagaatagggtcttctctccctctggctAATCTCATTCCTTGCAGATGGGAGTGGAGAGGAAGTAGTGTAACTCTACACCTACTACACATACTAGCCTTAACTAGAGGAAAACAGactttgtttctctcttcctttgtctctgtgtctgtagtctctctgaaAGTACTCCAGCCCCTCCATTTTTTTACACAACATCTCTTTAAATGTTCTGACATCTATGGATGTGTCTTAAAACAATAGTGCTcggaagaaaaataaataccaCATGTTCAAGCAAGCTGCGTAGAATACTTTAGAGAGAACACATACAGGATATGACCTCACGTGCCGACCCTCCGCTTGGAGAAGAGAGCAGATCAAGTTTCAGGGGTACACTGGTTGCTAGCTTGAAActgaccctcccacacacacagactggccaTTGTCATTGTGCTGAGATGGAGGAAAATGGAGAgatagggggtggagggagagaggaagagagtgtgtgtgtgtgtgtgtgtgtgtgtgtgagagagagagagagagagagagagagagagagagagagagagagagagagagagagagagagactccgaTTCTTTCACCAGAAGTTGAAAGGTTTAGTTTGGACTTGAGATGTATTTCACAAGAGGACTGTAGGTTTTCTTGGTTTTGGTCGGATTGTTGTTGTCTGAGGGAAAGTAGTGACAGAACTGTCTACTGAAAGTGTGGTAAAACTTTTATTCTACACTTAAGTACATGTATGAGTAATTTGTAAGTAGCTTTCTTCAGAGAAGAGCCAAATGAGTTTGTGTGGGACAGTAGGTGTTATTTGAGTCAAGTACAATATGTGCATGTTTTCATGGAGTGATCGCTTCTGTCAGGAATATCTACTTGATGCAGTATTAAGGTACTACTTAGTGTTATGTCGTTTTAGAGGTAGAGAGTTTCTATGAACTGAACAGAGCTTAAACATTCTTGTTGCAtgggattctgtgtgtgtgtgtgtgtctctccctccatttctcggtgtggtgtgtgtagctggctggctggctggactgGCACAGACAGCTCCATGACCTCATTCTTGGCACCTTCTAAATGTACTCCCTTTTTTCATTGGTGAATGGAGTGGAAAAAAATAAACTACTTCTCTTAAAGAAATATTGCGTAACCGGGAGCGATAGTAATGCGGGGAGTGCTATGATGTCATGCCCCAGAAAgggtccagcctctctctgctcttgctgagtgtggaggaagagagaggtagttGCTGAGAAGTATGTGGACGGTGGAGAATGTGCCGGAGAGTTTTTATTTAGCTCTCTCACTTTGGGCTTATGCTTTCTATCTAGTCTTATGTCCTACACTGACACACTCTAGGTATTCACTGTTAAAATATTAACTTTCCACGGTGGATTAGCATGGTTTTTGACACCTCCATATATGTGAGTATTTTCACAGCTGTACTCGACCACAGGCATGATGAATTGTGAAGCTTTACGAGTGAAAAGAGGATTGTGGAAACAGGTTCTTGTTGACTGTGTGTAAACTAAATATGGTTCACATTCAGATGATAATATGTTAGCAGGATTTATTGTTAACCAATCAATCGCTCTCGACAGAGGTCTAAACCAACCATGGGCCaccatcacccccatcaccacccaGCAGTCGCCAACAGCAACAACATGACACCGATGGGTCACATGATGGAGATGATGTCACAGCGGCAGCATCACCACCAGCAGCACCTGCAGGCTCCGCCCCTCCCCTACCAACAGCACTGCCACGCCCCGTTACAACACATGGGGAACGCCCACAATCACCAGGGCCACCAACCAGGGAATGCGATACACCCTCAGGCCCACCAATCACCACCGTCGCACATGCAGGCTGGCCACACCCACCAGGGCTCCCCtcacctgcccctcctctccatacCAGGACAGGTAAACCACTCCATCAGTCTCCATAGATATTGTTGTCATGACGAGCACTATGTGTTTCAAAGGATAAGTTTTGtgtttctttctgtgtgtgtgtgtgcatctgcagTTGTCTCCAGCTGCGCTGTCTCATTCCCAGCATGCAGTTCTGTCcagcggcagcagcagcagcagtggcGGGGGCGGAGGCAGTGGCGGGCGTCGTAGGAGGTCGATGGACCAGGACCCGGACGAGCGCAGACAGAAGTTTCTGGAGCGGAACCGAGCGGCGGCCACGCGCTGCAGACAGAAGAGGAAGGTGTGGGTGTCCTCGCTGGAGAAGAAGGCTGAGGAgctaacacacaccaacatgcaGCTACAGGTAGGACcaggccccccacacacacacacacacacacaggtacacactcacaactgagcacacacaggttcacacactcacaactgagcacacacacaggttacgcCAACATTCGCTGTTGTGTTGATAGAATGATAGGGTGCCACGTTGAGTGTGTCTTCTGTGTTGTTCCAGAACGAGGTGACTACTCTCAGGTCAGAGGTCGGCCAGTTGAAACAGATCCTGCTGACCCACAAAGACTGTCCTGTCACCGCCCGGCAGAGAGAGGCTCAGGGGTACCCCAGTGAGTAACACCCCTAACCCCTCACAACCCCCACATCCCCCTACACCCCTACCCCATCCCAGAAACACTCAGGGATTTCCTTAGCGCCCCTGCACCATCTAAAAAAGAACCACATCCAAATACAGGGGTATCTCAGTCGCACCCCCTGACCTAAATACCCAACTCCccagaagaacacccaggggtGATATACTGTGCCTCCGTGAGACATATTTAGTTATATAGCCACCGCCCATGTATAGACCCCTGgcccataaaacacacacacacacacacactactcaggGGTTAGCAGCATCATTACACTCTCAGTCGGTCTTTCTGAGAATGAGAACTACTTTGCACCTTGGAGATGATGTTTTTTTCTCATATGTAGTGGTATCAGTTAAGTACATAGTATGACGATGTGCTTATTTGTGTTTCCTATACAGTATATTTCTATTTttgttgtattttgaattgtatgtacagtatgcataTGTCCAAATAAAATAAGAGCTATTTTACTTAATCTGAACTGCACCGAGTTTTCATTCGTTGTTCTCTGGAGCTTGTTATTAtgggacacacccacacacacacaaaaaaaacacaaatagccgctccttccccctcacacctgctcgCTTTCAGGTAAATGTGATTGACAGCTGTCTCTGTGTCCAGATCCAGGGCGGAGCCCGGGAGGAAGTCCCGCCCCTTTGTGTCCGGGGTCTCGTCAGCAGGCCATCCAACACAACAGCGTCTCCACCTCCTCGGCTGCCGGGGGCAACACAGCGCGCCGCGACCACACGGACATCAACCCGGCGCACTAACACAGACACTAACGTTCTGGATCTGCAGATGCATCTCAAAAGTCCACATGGTCTCCGTCTCCTGGTCTCTAGGTGCTGACGTGAAAGGATATCTCTCTAAGCCTTGAGTCATTGGCTCTTTAACACTGTGATGGTCACCCGAGAActggatcatgtgtgtgtgtgtgtgtttgtgattgtgaGAGTGTCTTAGACCATTTCTGTTTCCATACATGGTATGTCTAAATGGAAATGAATGCCCCAGGACTTTGTATTTGCTAACACGTTCATTCTGAATATGTAGGAGATTTCAGCAGCCAGGTCTTTATCTAGCACCAGGAGAACAAGGTCTGCAGGTGGGACTTCATGAGGGTGTTAGAGTGATTGTATAGTAGTGTGCAACACAAAGCCTTCAGGAAATTCACAAAGTGaatgaaaacaaatgtttcaaaaaacttttttatacaaaagaaattagaaaatgtatACCAAGACCTGCAAAAAGGATGCCCTTAGTCTATAATTGCATCTTGCAGACCCACTTTCTTGTTCTGGAGCATTTTGGTACCAAATTGTTCAGGACGTCTGTTCAGCACTTATattttttacagtatgtttgtatCTTTGTGAATTGGACTAACATAGTTACAAAATGATGTCCATTTATGTGTCTGTTTTGTTTCACCTTTTGTTTTTGTACAGAAATTGACAATCGCAGAAAATCAAGTGCATAATAAAAACACatattttggtgtgtgtgcgaacATATTTTGTAACGATTTGACTCAAAATTGTTCAAATTAATTATTAAAACTGGACAATCGTTGATATTTTGTGTTATGGGTTTTGTAAGTGTGCATGTAATTGATAACTGCTCTTATAGAATGAATTGATAAAAGGAGGAAAGGGTCTAATCTGCCCTCTACTGACAATTTTTGGAACTAACATCAATAGACACAAGGTATTGAAGAATACTTCCAAGCACAAATCCTAAACATATAATaattttttaaaataaattattacaagtgtgtgtttacagctgttagtctgtgtgtgaggtgacccttaccctaaccctaaccaagaTCCAATAATGTCTAAcgaaactcacacacagagaaatacaTTCATATGGTTTGTTTATTTTCATTGTCAGAAAAACACTGAACTTTCATGATTGCACTTGCATTTGAATTTCCACACAAAGAACCATAGGCTTATTAGTCATACTGTGAGAAAACATTATTCTTATCCTCATCCAAAATATAGCAATACATTACAAAATACAGTATATGTTCAGTATGAAAGTATAAAAGCACCACAAATTATACAAAGTATTTTTCTGCCACCCAGCAGATACAATTATCAGCAGGTTACATTTATTCTGTgtacaaaataatataaaaaGACATTTTGTTCAAAAGTTCAATAACAGCACCACCGAAATCAAATCACATTCacacttgcgcacacacacgctctcacaaaCGTGCATAAACACTCACAGGTGCAAGGAAATGAAAGAGGATACAAAAGCCTTAGGAAGCAGAGGAAGTCTGAGGGATGGACTTCCTGTAGAGTGAGAGGGCTCTGATGAGCTCAGCTGTTTAGTCAAAACCTAACCTAAAGCCAACAGCAACATCACATGTGATCCTGCTGTGGTCAGGAACTTGTCCCAGTGGCCCATTGTccatgtgtggaggggggggggggggtggagggatttgAGTGGATCTGTCACGACAAGCTGTCACGGTACTGTTGGGTTTGATTGTTCTAGGTTCTAGTCAGAGAACCTCTGCATGTCCTCCCTGTGGGTGGTGCTGCTGTCTAGAAAGCGGTCGCAGGGGAACTCGATGaggtccccctcctccagaggtcCCAGTCGGGGCAGACGACTGCTCTGGAAGCTTGTGAAGTCTGAAGACACGGCTGCCGTTGCCATGGCTGAACGAAACGGTCGCCGGGTGGAGTACATGTGGCGGACATGTACTGCCGACTTCCTCCTCTGCAGCCGTCGCTTCAGGCTCCGCCCCAGCCACGCTCCGCCAATCACCAGCAGGAGCACGCCGTTACCTGCCAGGGTTGCCACGGTGACcagctggaggtcagaggttagTCCCTGGCCTGAGCGACGCCCCTCTACGAGGGTAACCAATCCAGCACAATGGTCACGGGGCGCCACCtgacacactgcccctcccaccacaccctccacacacaccatgtaagtGACGTATGGAATAAGCTCCCGCAGCATGACGGAGCGAGCGGCACCACGGGCGTACACGTAGCGGGGGAAACGCTCGGTGGTCCCAAAGCGATCAAACAGAACCCGGTAGTGGACCTCGTCCAGTCTCGTTCCAAGTCCCGATGTATGGTGGTTGTGGTCACGGGTGGTCCAGTGGACCGTGGCAGTGCTGGAGGTGACTTGATCCACGGTCACATTGGTGATGAAATGACGGTTGAACACGCAAGGGTCGGTGACCACAGGTAAGACGTCGTCCTTCTCAGCCCTCAGCATGTCAAAGCCCTCGTCTCTCTGGACTGCAGGTGTGGTCAGCTCTGGGACTGGGCTGTGGGGCTCTAGGGCGCTGCTGGTGGTGTGGCTTTGGGGTTCTGTCGTGGGAGTGTTGCCGCCCAGTGTTGAACCCTGTCTACCTTTCTCACCCTTCCCAGCAACCTCTGCAGCGGGcagatttttctttttctttctcttcctattCTCATTTGATGGAGATTTGTCCACTGTACCTCCTTGGTCTCCCTGGATACCGAcctcttttttcatttcttttttctcctcttctccctctctcccatctctcctctccacatctaCTGTTTCTCTATCCTCTCGTTCTGTCCCTCTCCTACCCAcgtttctctcctgtcctcctcctcttcccctctcctccatcattccattcccctccctcctccccctgtccttctCCAAGACCCCgccacctctgctctcctcaggaTTAATTTGGCTCTCACATAATGTGGTCCAGTTCCCAGGGGGTTGCAACTGGGAGTTGTTGACATAGTCCAAATACTTGCCCCTCAGGGTTGCAGGGTGATGACACTGCACAAAGACAGTCAGCAGCTTGCCTTGAGAATGCGCTGAGGTCATCCACCGCTTCAGTTCCCCTAGGCGACAGTCGCACGTCcagttgttgccatggagatctAAATCGTACAGGAGACTGTTGAGGGCAAATATATTACCGGAGAGACTCGTCAGCCGGTTGTCTTTTAATTTCAATGTCCTAAGGTGCTTCAACTGTGTAAATGCCGTTGAATCCACTGTAGAAATCCGGTTGCGACTTAAATCCAGCTCTTCGACGTGCACCAGCGAGTCAAGAATTCCCGCTGGGATTTCCTCAAGCTCATTCCCATCAATCAAAAATTCTCTCACGCTCGTGAGACCATTCAAAGCCTCTTTTTCCAAACGAGATATTTTGTTGTTGCTGAGGGAGAGTTTTGACAGTTTCTTAAGATTTTGGAAGACGTGATTACCGACGTGTTGAATTTCATTATCGGACATAATGAGCGTTGTCAGAGCCCTGAGCTGGGAAAATGTGAAAACATTACGCACAGCTGACTGCTTGTTGTGAGACAAGTTTAAAAAGCGGAGTTTGGTGAGCATCGAGAATGCATTTTTATGGACGTGGTGTAGCTGGTTCGATTCTAGATGGAGATAATGCAGATTTGTGAGCCTTTTAAAAACAGAGTCCTGCAACATTTCTATTGCGTTCCCATCCAGACGCAGTTTAACAAGGTTCTCCAAATTACCAAACAATTCTGGAGAAATGTTATGAATATCATTGTTATTACTATATAAAGTAGTCAATTTATTCAGGTATTGTAAAGTTCCAAGGGGTATGGTTGATAATAGATTATGGCCCAAATACAGCTCCTCTAATTTGGAGAGTTTCTCGAACGCTTTTGGGTGGATAGAATGTATTTGATTGTACTGCAGATTCAGTCTTATTAGATTACTGTACCGCGTGAAGTCAAAAGCGGAGATATTACCGATGAAGTTCCCACCGAGGCTGAAGATGAGCACGTCCTGGGGGACCCTTGAGGCGACTTTGGGCACCACGCGCAGCCCGCGGTTTGTGCACAGGAGGTGCTGCGCGTGCTGGCAGTCACAGCGTTCTGGACAAAAGTCGCTGGCGGGTGAGGATGATAGTGGCCCGGCGCACGAAAAAAGCAGAAAGCAGATGACCGCTATGAAATTACCGGTATCCATTCCCAAATGGCAGTTGGCACAGGCGTCTGAGGCATTCCCTTTGTGTCGATCAAGTGCAGCTAATGCGACTCTCCAATCTCACGATGACGTCTGACATTTCCATGATTCACTTGATGCTCTGAGAAGTGCATAGGAAAATTATATTTAATGTACCGAGACTGGATCCATTTCTACTCCATAGAATAAGTTAATTTGTGCGCTGCGCTCTCATGTCGTGTGAGGAAACGCTCACCTCCCTAAAAACCTCCATCCCCAAGTGGTCATCTGGTGCAAATTACAGACCTCCGCAAAAGAGTTCAGGCGCAGagcgcatacacaaacacacacactctcatacacaccgcCTCTCCCCGCCCCTCAGTCCCCACCAGCAGCAGATGTGGACAGCACTTGGCGCACAGGACCTAGTAGTGCGCGCGCTGCGGGtagcctatacacacacacatacacactcacgctgTAACTAATCAAAAGCTTGGGATGTATGTACACACGTTATATCTAGTATCCAATACTCTCTTtttggagaggaacagagagagatgtctGAACCCTTTGACCGAGTTATCCGCGCGCCCCCGCACCCCCGGGGGTCTCAAGCTTGGAACAGGCGATGATATGGAGAAAGCAGACGGGAGGCTTTCCTTCCCACGCGGGTTCCATAGCGACCCCGCCGTACTCGCAGAAGTTATGAGCAGAAGTTATGAAGAAAAACGCACACTACTTTAATTATCATAGGCTTTCGGCATAATTAAGAAATTATGATATAAGACGTTACTGATGTTCACCATTTCAGATTTTGGATCATGTGATATGCTTGCTTTAGGCTATGGCACTGTAAAAGAGTGCATACTGGCTTTCCCTCCTGAGGTATGTAGCCAGGTGTAACCAATACAGGTACAACCttaaacagaaacacactgaaCAGCTTAAGACTCAAACAACATAAGAGTCATTTGCTCCAGTCCTTATCATGGAACAAAAAGCCTGCATAGTTGGGACAAGTCAGTCACGGCTCACAGATGGTTCACATTTCTCCAAGTGGAATTCAGatcattatgtgtgtgttaagactGCAAAGGCAGGGTGCCAAATCATAATTTAGATCTAGACTTGAAAGAAGGGGAATTAAATACTTGTAGGCAATGTACGTTATGTCAGGACACAGTGTGTCTCACTGGAAGAGTAGTGTGATTTTGAGTGTGATTTTGTGTGGGTCTGATGCCCTTTGAGAAGTGTGCCCTGTATGGAAGTGGGTCTCTGCCAAGACATCTGGACCTTTATGGCACATGAGGTAGAGCACTTACCCACAGTCATCCTCTCTACCACTGGACCTACACCAACACAGGTCGCCAATGAAGGAGGCCCAAGGCACCTGAAAGTAGCTTTGTCATCAAGACATTGTAAATCTTTTTTTAAAACATGATCAACTACGTTTGATTGAAATTCCAGTCATACACTAAGCTTGAGAGGGTAGGGGTTGTGTTCAACCATAGGGAGGACAGCCAGTCAGTAAAGAGCTACATGcacccacctcacacacgcacacagacaaacatacacacacacacacactcaacgatGTACACACAAAGTGATTTAACCACCTCTGAGAATGAAAAATGCGGTGTTTTCCAAAGGGTTCTACTGGATTACTCTTGTAGATCCTAAAGGCTGTTGCCAGAACTGAGGAAGGGCCAGCTTTTGTTCTTATGCATGTCTATCTATAGACATCATACTGTCACTAGTCCTCCCAGCAGTGGGAATAGGACTgtttatgtgactgtgtgtatgtgacatagagagagggagaaatacagagagagagagagagagagagagagagagagagagagagagagagagagagagagagagagagagagagagagagagaggaagaaatgtGGACCCACCAGGGAACCCCCCTGTTTCAGCGAGGTCATTTCCTGTCTAGCCTTCACATGAATTTCTGGTCTCTGgtacacccccactcccccttcccCGCCATCTCAATCATGCTCACCTCCTTAACTATTTGGTCTCTCAGTTGGACAGAAGGGAAACATTTATTGTCCCTGTCGTTGCATCTCAGAGTTAACAGTCAGTCCGTTGTGCAATAGAATAGAATTT contains these protein-coding regions:
- the LOC134041072 gene encoding cyclic AMP-responsive element-binding protein 5-like isoform X1; the encoded protein is MAGRPTGTLMSVKEMNKDQDRPYVCSAHACSQSFQTEAHLMIHRHKHEMTLKFPSIKTDNAFTDQTPTPTRFLRNCEEVGLFREIEEEFREEQEEEHNKQNLPKNGPSCPNQAQSRHQPQIQAQHHHPQTQHHPQTHGSMMGPSCSLAAQQTLPSSQAGSVITQAPSTLTHSGPVPGSLSSLLHLRNRQRQPLAASMPGTLPDPAMQGASAQHMTMEGQMSRMMGIPGPSHNTSCSSPQRSKPTMGHHHPHHHPAVANSNNMTPMGHMMEMMSQRQHHHQQHLQAPPLPYQQHCHAPLQHMGNAHNHQGHQPGNAIHPQAHQSPPSHMQAGHTHQGSPHLPLLSIPGQLSPAALSHSQHAVLSSGSSSSSGGGGGSGGRRRRSMDQDPDERRQKFLERNRAAATRCRQKRKVWVSSLEKKAEELTHTNMQLQNEVTTLRSEVGQLKQILLTHKDCPVTARQREAQGYPNPGRSPGGSPAPLCPGSRQQAIQHNSVSTSSAAGGNTARRDHTDINPAH
- the LOC134041072 gene encoding cyclic AMP-responsive element-binding protein 5-like isoform X2 — encoded protein: MNKDQDRPYVCSAHACSQSFQTEAHLMIHRHKHEMTLKFPSIKTDNAFTDQTPTPTRFLRNCEEVGLFREIEEEFREEQEEEHNKQNLPKNGPSCPNQAQSRHQPQIQAQHHHPQTQHHPQTHGSMMGPSCSLAAQQTLPSSQAGSVITQAPSTLTHSGPVPGSLSSLLHLRNRQRQPLAASMPGTLPDPAMQGASAQHMTMEGQMSRMMGIPGPSHNTSCSSPQRSKPTMGHHHPHHHPAVANSNNMTPMGHMMEMMSQRQHHHQQHLQAPPLPYQQHCHAPLQHMGNAHNHQGHQPGNAIHPQAHQSPPSHMQAGHTHQGSPHLPLLSIPGQLSPAALSHSQHAVLSSGSSSSSGGGGGSGGRRRRSMDQDPDERRQKFLERNRAAATRCRQKRKVWVSSLEKKAEELTHTNMQLQNEVTTLRSEVGQLKQILLTHKDCPVTARQREAQGYPNPGRSPGGSPAPLCPGSRQQAIQHNSVSTSSAAGGNTARRDHTDINPAH
- the tril gene encoding TLR4 interactor with leucine rich repeats isoform X2, translated to MSDNEIQHVGNHVFQNLKKLSKLSLSNNKISRLEKEALNGLTSVREFLIDGNELEEIPAGILDSLVHVEELDLSRNRISTVDSTAFTQLKHLRTLKLKDNRLTSLSGNIFALNSLLYDLDLHGNNWTCDCRLGELKRWMTSAHSQGKLLTVFVQCHHPATLRGKYLDYVNNSQLQPPGNWTTLCESQINPEESRGGGVLEKDRGRREGNGMMEERGRGGGQERNVGRRGTEREDRETVDVERRDGREGEEEKKEMKKEVGIQGDQGGTVDKSPSNENRKRKKKKNLPAAEVAGKGEKGRQGSTLGGNTPTTEPQSHTTSSALEPHSPVPELTTPAVQRDEGFDMLRAEKDDVLPVVTDPCVFNRHFITNVTVDQVTSSTATVHWTTRDHNHHTSGLGTRLDEVHYRVLFDRFGTTERFPRYVYARGAARSVMLRELIPYVTYMVCVEGVVGGAVCQVAPRDHCAGLVTLVEGRRSGQGLTSDLQLVTVATLAGNGVLLLVIGGAWLGRSLKRRLQRRKSAVHVRHMYSTRRPFRSAMATAAVSSDFTSFQSSRLPRLGPLEEGDLIEFPCDRFLDSSTTHREDMQRFSD
- the tril gene encoding TLR4 interactor with leucine rich repeats isoform X1 codes for the protein MDTGNFIAVICFLLFSCAGPLSSSPASDFCPERCDCQHAQHLLCTNRGLRVVPKVASRVPQDVLIFSLGGNFIGNISAFDFTRYSNLIRLNLQYNQIHSIHPKAFEKLSKLEELYLGHNLLSTIPLGTLQYLNKLTTLYSNNNDIHNISPELFGNLENLVKLRLDGNAIEMLQDSVFKRLTNLHYLHLESNQLHHVHKNAFSMLTKLRFLNLSHNKQSAVRNVFTFSQLRALTTLIMSDNEIQHVGNHVFQNLKKLSKLSLSNNKISRLEKEALNGLTSVREFLIDGNELEEIPAGILDSLVHVEELDLSRNRISTVDSTAFTQLKHLRTLKLKDNRLTSLSGNIFALNSLLYDLDLHGNNWTCDCRLGELKRWMTSAHSQGKLLTVFVQCHHPATLRGKYLDYVNNSQLQPPGNWTTLCESQINPEESRGGGVLEKDRGRREGNGMMEERGRGGGQERNVGRRGTEREDRETVDVERRDGREGEEEKKEMKKEVGIQGDQGGTVDKSPSNENRKRKKKKNLPAAEVAGKGEKGRQGSTLGGNTPTTEPQSHTTSSALEPHSPVPELTTPAVQRDEGFDMLRAEKDDVLPVVTDPCVFNRHFITNVTVDQVTSSTATVHWTTRDHNHHTSGLGTRLDEVHYRVLFDRFGTTERFPRYVYARGAARSVMLRELIPYVTYMVCVEGVVGGAVCQVAPRDHCAGLVTLVEGRRSGQGLTSDLQLVTVATLAGNGVLLLVIGGAWLGRSLKRRLQRRKSAVHVRHMYSTRRPFRSAMATAAVSSDFTSFQSSRLPRLGPLEEGDLIEFPCDRFLDSSTTHREDMQRFSD